One genomic region from Rhinoraja longicauda isolate Sanriku21f chromosome 34, sRhiLon1.1, whole genome shotgun sequence encodes:
- the aunip gene encoding aurora kinase A- and ninein-interacting protein, translating into MKRRRRFGIQKVEECGIWLDTEELKRKKVKAHSISEFMNPLSRSKYNIDVALNFTQTRSTQRCVKQTTVSSFFFPKSKDNTRSLPGACSLQVVDTASPFTGTTDEGRLVDQPKLIIGPDSHGGGFGCNTLVDGGEMWEVSPDTDTASPRSTAYLNTTVTAEEQAPPLTQHIAAAGTDSGTHGLQSRTTGQTAASTEGPILPPDDGSQLDFTQDSQGNRVISHRESVWSAAESYTIVQGAWSDADPDSPCTEHFRAESPGCLTSTLRTTSRAQWSSERKAVFSPKKLNSDRDKRSLLDDKENIGEPALSRFVGKRKSRPSSSRTLLPLGSPSLQHCVNVHRDELLAFKGLTSDQCELSVLFSQDSQGNRVISHRSVDSRSHMGDSGRPLVPMSRSNRAVCESPQAEHNAPFSRLFTQDSEGRAVIKHTSRATS; encoded by the exons ATGAAACGTCGGAGGAGATTTGGGATCCAGAAGGTGGAGGAGTGTGGGATTTGGTTGGACACAGAGGAGCTGAAGAGAAAGAAAGTGAAG GCCCACTCCATTTCTGAGTTTATGAACCCTCTGTCCAGAAGCAAGTACAACATAGACGTTGCTCTGAACTTCACCCAGACAAGGTCTACCCAAAGGTGTGTCAAGCAGACAACCGTCTCTTCCTTCTTCTTCCCAAAGTCCAAAG ATAACACCAGGAGTCTCCCCGGTGCATGTAGCCTGcaggtggtggacactgcctcaCCATTCACTGGCACCACCGACGAAGGAAGGCTTGTAGATCAGCCTAAGCTGATCATTGGCCCCGATTCCCATGGAGGCGGCTTTGGCTGCAACACTTTGGTGGATGGGGGGGAGATGTGGGAGGTCAGTCCGGACACAGACACAGCCTCCCCTCGCAGCACTGCATACCTCAACACTACAGTGACAGCTGAAGAGCAGGCACCACCGCTAACACAGCACATAGCTGCTGCAGGCACTGACAGTGGGACACATGGGCTGCAGTCCAGAACTACAGGACAGACTGCTGCGTCCACGGAAGGTCCGATTCTGCCTCCTGATGACGGTAGCCAGCTTGATTTTACTCAGGATTCACAAGGGAACAGAGTCATCTCACACAGGGAGTCCGTGTGGTCCGCTGCTGAGAGTTACACAATAGTCCAGGGGGCCTGGTCTGATGCTGACCCTGATTCACCGTGCACAGAACATTTCAGAGCAGAGTCACCGGGCTGTCTCACCTCGACACTGCGTACTACGAGCAGAGCCCAGTGGTCATCGGAAAGGAAGGCAGTGTTTTCACCCAAGAAGTTAAACTCAGACCGGGACAAACGTTCACTGCTGGATGATAAGGAAAACATCGGTGAGCCTGCGTTGTCTCGTTTTGTGGGAAAGAGGAAGAGTCGACCATCTTCGTCAAGGACCCTGTTGCCTCTAGGTAGCCCTTCCCTCCAACATTGTGTCAACGTACACCGTGATGAGCTGCTGGCCTTCAAAGGGCTGACCAGTGACCAGTGCGAGCTGTCGGTGTTGTTCAGCCAAGATTCACAGGGCAACCGGGTCATCTCCCACCGCAGTGTGGACAGCAGGAGCCACATGGGGGACAGTGGGCGTCCGCTCGTTCCAATGTCGCGTTCAAACCGTGCTGTGTGTGAATCACCCCAGGCTGAGCACAATGCCCCCTTCTCTCGGCTGTTTACGCAGGACTCTGAGGGCCGAGCTGTGATCAAGCACACTTCAAGGGCAACAAGCTGA